The following are from one region of the Sphingomonas sp. J315 genome:
- a CDS encoding dipeptidase — MSMLTLAPLLLLAGQAQLPPAPDAATLKRVDKVLTRAPVIDGHNDLPWELRSSHESRVEGVALEADTASLDDPLQTDIPRLRKGKVGGQFWSVYIPASMTGPKAVEATIEQIDIVRRIVNRYPQDFAMARTAADVRRISRQGKVASLIGVEGGHQIDGRLSVLRQFHELGVGYMTLTHGRSLSWADSSTDAPRANGLSPFGRQVVAEMNRLGMLVDVSHVSDATMAAVFEVTKAPVIASHSSARAVTDRPRNVPDALLRGIAKNGGVVMIAFYPGFLSQEWSAWDGRRTAYAKERGVPGNRYGAQSPAELVDWEKANPEPVVSVAHVADHVEHVAKVAGRDHVGLGGDYDGISGTGPVQMKGVDSYPLLFAELARRGWSDADLAKLAQGNVLRVMERAEAVAKSMKGQPPIDATAPD; from the coding sequence ATGTCGATGTTGACCCTCGCTCCGTTGCTGCTGCTCGCCGGTCAGGCGCAGTTGCCCCCCGCACCCGATGCCGCGACGCTGAAGCGCGTCGATAAGGTGCTGACCCGCGCGCCGGTGATCGACGGGCATAACGACCTGCCCTGGGAATTGCGGTCCTCGCATGAGTCGCGGGTGGAGGGGGTCGCGCTGGAGGCCGATACCGCGTCGCTCGACGACCCGTTGCAGACCGATATTCCCCGGCTGCGCAAGGGCAAGGTCGGCGGGCAATTCTGGTCGGTCTATATCCCGGCGAGCATGACCGGGCCGAAGGCGGTGGAGGCGACGATTGAGCAAATCGACATCGTCCGCCGGATCGTCAACCGCTATCCGCAGGATTTCGCGATGGCGCGCACCGCCGCCGATGTCCGCCGCATCAGCCGGCAGGGCAAGGTCGCGTCGTTGATCGGTGTGGAGGGCGGCCACCAGATCGACGGGCGATTGTCGGTGCTGCGCCAATTTCATGAACTGGGCGTCGGTTACATGACGCTGACGCATGGCAGGAGCCTGAGCTGGGCGGATTCGTCGACCGATGCGCCGCGCGCCAATGGTCTGTCGCCGTTCGGGCGACAGGTGGTGGCGGAGATGAACCGGCTGGGGATGCTGGTCGATGTCAGCCATGTCTCCGACGCGACGATGGCGGCGGTGTTCGAGGTGACGAAGGCTCCGGTGATCGCGTCCCATTCTTCGGCGCGCGCTGTGACCGACCGCCCGCGCAACGTGCCCGACGCGCTGCTGCGCGGGATTGCGAAGAATGGCGGGGTGGTGATGATCGCCTTCTACCCCGGGTTCCTGTCGCAGGAGTGGAGCGCATGGGACGGAAGGCGCACCGCCTATGCCAAGGAACGGGGCGTCCCGGGGAATCGCTATGGCGCGCAGAGCCCGGCGGAACTGGTCGATTGGGAGAAGGCCAATCCCGAGCCGGTGGTGAGCGTTGCGCACGTCGCGGACCATGTCGAGCATGTCGCCAAGGTCGCGGGGCGCGATCATGTCGGCCTGGGCGGCGATTATGACGGGATCAGCGGCACGGGGCCGGTGCAGATGAAGGGCGTGGACAGCTATCCCCTGTTGTTCGCCGAGTTGGCCCGCCGGGGATGGAGCGATGCAGATCTCGCCAAGCTGGCGCAGGGCAATGTGTTGCGCGTCATGGAACGCGCCGAGGCGGTGGCAAAGAGCATGAAGGGACAGCCGCCGATCGACGCGACCGCGCCTGACTAG
- a CDS encoding Hpt domain-containing protein: MAYDPGAIDATLAAAVGDEPGLIAELRGAFLESAKRALEALGKAPDPEAWRGAALRLKGLAASFGAVRLMALAQDAADAPAGDRAVLRKIERAVERL, encoded by the coding sequence ATGGCGTATGATCCCGGTGCAATCGATGCGACTCTGGCGGCGGCAGTGGGCGATGAGCCCGGGCTGATCGCGGAGCTTCGTGGAGCATTCCTCGAAAGCGCGAAGCGTGCGCTGGAGGCGCTCGGCAAGGCGCCGGATCCCGAAGCCTGGCGCGGAGCCGCGCTGCGGCTCAAGGGGCTGGCGGCAAGCTTTGGCGCGGTGCGGCTGATGGCGCTGGCGCAGGACGCGGCGGATGCACCGGCAGGCGATCGCGCGGTGCTGCGCAAGATCGAGCGTGCGGTCGAGCGGCTCTAA
- a CDS encoding serine hydrolase domain-containing protein: protein MVGAAIKDGYIKSIDDPVTRYIPDLAGAGYDGVTIRQLLTMTSGVKWNEDYTDPKSDVARMFAEAVPAGTDPTVFYMRKLPRESDPGVKFVYKTGETNLIGVLVRRATGKSLSAFLEEKIWKPFGMERDAFWMTDQTGTEVSGCCLSISLRDYGRIGQMALEGGKGIVPDGWFADATKAQVSFPGGGYGYQWWVPAGGIFAAQGIFGQVILVDPANKLVMVTSATWPRATDRDLSAARMAFAMKVQAAAKR from the coding sequence CTGGTCGGTGCCGCGATCAAGGACGGCTATATCAAGTCGATCGACGATCCGGTGACGCGCTACATCCCCGATCTGGCGGGCGCGGGCTATGACGGGGTGACGATCCGCCAGCTGCTGACGATGACGTCGGGGGTGAAGTGGAACGAGGATTATACCGATCCGAAGAGCGACGTTGCGCGCATGTTTGCGGAGGCTGTGCCGGCGGGCACGGACCCGACCGTTTTCTACATGCGCAAGCTGCCGCGCGAGAGCGATCCGGGCGTCAAGTTCGTCTACAAGACCGGCGAGACCAACCTGATCGGCGTGCTCGTCCGTCGCGCGACGGGCAAGTCGCTGTCGGCTTTTCTCGAAGAGAAGATCTGGAAGCCGTTCGGGATGGAGCGCGATGCATTCTGGATGACTGACCAGACCGGTACGGAAGTATCGGGATGCTGCCTGTCGATCTCGCTGCGCGATTATGGGCGGATCGGGCAGATGGCGCTGGAGGGTGGAAAGGGGATCGTCCCCGACGGCTGGTTCGCCGACGCGACCAAGGCGCAGGTGAGCTTCCCCGGTGGCGGCTATGGCTATCAATGGTGGGTGCCGGCGGGCGGAATCTTCGCGGCGCAGGGGATTTTCGGGCAGGTGATTCTGGTCGATCCGGCGAACAAGCTGGTCATGGTCACCAGCGCGACCTGGCCCAGGGCGACCGACCGTGACCTGTCGGCAGCGCGGATGGCGTTCGCGATGAAGGTTCAGGCGGCGGCGAAGCGCTAG